GCCCGGGCGATTCACCAGCGCCACCAGCCGCCGATAGACGGAAGAGCCCGGGTAAGCCGCCGCGGCCTCCGCCTCCACCACCGATGACAGGCTGCCCGCCGCGAACAGCCGCAGGTTGCCTTCAACGCCCCGGTATTCCTGGTTGCGCTGGTCCACCACCAGCGTGTTGTGGCTGGCGGTCGCCGTGGTCCAGACGCGGGCGCGGGTCCACGTGTAGCCGAGGTCGGACAGCATCTCCCGGCCCCGCGCCCACAGCAGCAGCGACAGGCTATCGGCGTGCGAATGCCCGTGGCCGGTCGAGTACTGCAAATGCGCCTGCACCTGGGCGGTTCCCTCGCCGGTGCCGAGGATGGCATGTCCGGCAGCGGGCAGCAGCTCCGGCTGGGAGTGTGCCAGCGGCTCGCCCTTGTCATACCACCAACTGTCGTGAATCGGCGCGTAGCGGCCATCCGGCAGCCGGGTGATCTGCAGCGCCGCCTGCGCCCGGGCGAACTGCGGGAACCACTGGTCCGGATCCAGCGCATCGAAACGCCGCCCATCGGTGGGCCATAGGTATCCCGGCGGATCGGAGTAGCCTCGCGCAGCCGCCATCACCTGCTCGAGCAGTTGAACAGTCTGAATGTGATAGGAGGGCGTGCCCTCTTTCCAGAAGCCGTCGTAGAGGAATCGCTCGTGCAGCAGCCGCTCGGCGCGCGCCATGGCGTCGTGAACGTAGTCCGGCTCGCCGACGACCCGTCCCGCCTGGATCATCCCCGTCCACACTAGGGGCGACATGTTGTCCAGCAGCTCCGGGTTTTGGCGCACCCATTCCACCGACCCGCGGAAGAGGTCGCGCTCGATGCGCGCGCGCATGTCGTCGGTGATCGCCGGGCTGTCGGCGATGAGGTCGTAAGCCAGGATCAGCTTGCCCGGGATGTCGCCGTAAGCCCACCAGTAGTAGCGCGCCGCGCGGTAGGGCTCCACCGGATATGGCGGCTTCACCTCCCGCCCGAAGAAGCGCTTGTTAGCGAACGGATAGTCGAACTTGGGTACATAGCCGGGAACGACCACGGCGTACTGGTCAACCAAGGCCGCCGCCGCGCGCGCGAAGCGCTCGTCGTGGGTCGTGTCATAGACCTGGGCCAGCTTCAGCGCAATGCCGTCGTAGTAGTGGATCTGCTCGTACCACTTGCGCGCCTCGAAGTAGAAGTGCCGGCCGTCGCTGCTCCGGTGGTATGGGTAAACGTGGGTCTCGCCCCGCGAGTTCTCGACGCGCACCTCCCCCGTCGCTGGGTAATCGGGCGAGGGGTACACGTGGCCGCAGAACTGGCAGCGCACGCGGTCGGGATCCTGCGGCGACCATACGATGTTGTTCTCTTCCGCACCGGCGGCGCAGTTGGGGCAGCCGCAGAAACGGACGCCCGACTGGCGCGGCACCAGCGACCGCAGCTCCTCCGGCGGCATCTGCACATACCGCTCAAGCTGTGCCGCCATGACGGCGGCCGGCTGCGCTGCGATTCCGGCGGGATATACCGGATGCCGCACCTCGTGGGCGCCCGCCGTGTTTGCGCTCAACAGCAGCGCCCCGGCAAGGAGCAAGCCGGCATCGAGACTGATAGTCAAGCGTGTCCTCCCGGCAGCGCTCCCGGCGAGGCCACATCGCGCTTGCGCGGCCGCCTCAACCCACGCTGCCGGGTATCCGGATTCGGTGGGCGAGGCCTCCGCCCCTGCGCCGCCGTCGCGTGGGAATGGTAGGGTGTTGCCCCGGTCCCGTTTCTTCTCTGCGTCCCCCGCACCTCCGCGGTGAATCCCCTCCCCGAACTTCACGCCGATTTCACGGTCACGAAACATGCCTGAAACAAAGAACCGGTATGATTGCGAGGTCGGCTCGGCGATTCCGCGCCGGAGATCGAAGGGAGGTGATCGGGGTGACGGGCCAGGTCAGCGCCGGGGATACGGCGTTCGTGCTTGCCGGCGCGGGGCTGGTGATGTTCATGACGCCGGGGCTGGCGCTGTTCTACGGCGGCATGGTGCGCACCAAGAACGTCCTGGGCACCATCATGCAGAGCTTCTTCATCGTGGCGCTGGTGTCGGTGCTGTGGGCGGTGGTGGGTTACAGCCTGGCGTTCGGCCCCGATCGCGGCCACCTTATCGGCAGCCTCGCCTGGGCCGGCCTGCGCGGCGTCGGGCAGGAGCCCAATCCCGACTACGCCGCCACCATTCCGCATCTCGCGTTCATGATCTTCCAGGGCATGTTCGCGGTGATCACGCCCGCGCTGATCACCGGGGCCTTCGCCGAGCGCGTGCGCTTCCCGTCGTTCGTGGTTTTCACCGCGCTGTGGAGCCTGGTGGTATATGCGCCGGTCGCCCACTGGGTGTGGGGCGTCGGCGGGTGGATTCGCAATCTCGGCGGGCTCGATTTCGCGGGGGGCACGGTGGTGCACATCAGCTCGGGGGCGGCGGCGCTGGCGGCGGTACTGGTGGTCGGCCGGCGCCGCGGCTACGGCGAGGCCGTGTTCACCTCGCACAACCTGCCGCTGACCATTCTCGGCGCGGGCATTCTGTGGTTCGGGTGGTTCGGGTTCAAC
The DNA window shown above is from Armatimonadota bacterium and carries:
- a CDS encoding heparinase II/III family protein, whose product is MTISLDAGLLLAGALLLSANTAGAHEVRHPVYPAGIAAQPAAVMAAQLERYVQMPPEELRSLVPRQSGVRFCGCPNCAAGAEENNIVWSPQDPDRVRCQFCGHVYPSPDYPATGEVRVENSRGETHVYPYHRSSDGRHFYFEARKWYEQIHYYDGIALKLAQVYDTTHDERFARAAAALVDQYAVVVPGYVPKFDYPFANKRFFGREVKPPYPVEPYRAARYYWWAYGDIPGKLILAYDLIADSPAITDDMRARIERDLFRGSVEWVRQNPELLDNMSPLVWTGMIQAGRVVGEPDYVHDAMARAERLLHERFLYDGFWKEGTPSYHIQTVQLLEQVMAAARGYSDPPGYLWPTDGRRFDALDPDQWFPQFARAQAALQITRLPDGRYAPIHDSWWYDKGEPLAHSQPELLPAAGHAILGTGEGTAQVQAHLQYSTGHGHSHADSLSLLLWARGREMLSDLGYTWTRARVWTTATASHNTLVVDQRNQEYRGVEGNLRLFAAGSLSSVVEAEAAAAYPGSSVYRRLVALVNRPGGLPFVVDIFRVTGGATHDWFLHGSADEEQSLRISVPTEPAESLTRGEAFAWPKGGTDFGLLAKPELLYGFLTNLRCGQTSETWQADFAYPDGAGCRVIVVGAPGTEVFHGRNPSVRQARENEAELNRYTRPFLMVRRQPRDGRSLFVAVYDPALGAKQQALVSQVELVTHDDETALVRVECGDQVYLIATCTRAERALTCNTPEGRVTFAGRYGVMRRSRDEVAAQTAGAGAFSWGERRGKACLAPTDDHGLLEATVVAASPESIEVEYEAFPVERLAGHWAIVHHSDRTSQAYRIARAERVGPRRIKLCVAYSGFEYDAAQDLTRITSYPQREVKGKSWLAVNLMREERFAR
- a CDS encoding ammonium transporter, which gives rise to MTGQVSAGDTAFVLAGAGLVMFMTPGLALFYGGMVRTKNVLGTIMQSFFIVALVSVLWAVVGYSLAFGPDRGHLIGSLAWAGLRGVGQEPNPDYAATIPHLAFMIFQGMFAVITPALITGAFAERVRFPSFVVFTALWSLVVYAPVAHWVWGVGGWIRNLGGLDFAGGTVVHISSGAAALAAVLVVGRRRGYGEAVFTSHNLPLTILGAGILWFGWFGFNAASALAANGLACSAFVVTNLAASAAAISWAAAEWAHHGKPSTLGAASGAVAGLVAITPASGFVAPMAALAIGALAGLACYGAVQAKWRAGYDDSLDVVGIHGAGGILGALATGIFASKLINPAGANGVVFGNPKLLATQALAVAATVGYSFMVSLILLKAVEATLGLRVREEHEEAGLDLSQHSEAAYGF